A single window of Malus sylvestris chromosome 5, drMalSylv7.2, whole genome shotgun sequence DNA harbors:
- the LOC126624037 gene encoding probably inactive leucine-rich repeat receptor-like protein kinase At3g28040, protein MLKSQSFTSSNTNHQVAMPLPNLNLHHHVHFHLLLLHISLLISTNHISPIQALTSPSDISALKAFKSAVKPSSIPPWSCLASWDFTTDPCAVPRRTHFTCGVTCSPDSTRVTQITLDPAAYSGTLTPLISQLTNLTTLDLADNSFSGAIPSSISSLSNLQTLTLQSNSFSGSLPPAISNLKSLESLDISHNLLSGFLPNTLNSLPNLRRLDLSFNKLAGTIPKLPPNLLELALKHNSLSGSIPESVFAGLTQLEVIELSENSFAGTLQSWFFLQPSLQQVDLANNSLTGVEIPPNGGGELVALDLGFNRIEGYVPVNFGSYPVLSSLSLRYNRLRGRIPVEYGRKKSLKRLYLDGNFLIGQPPAGLVTGGNGVSGSLGDNCLQACPASSNLCMPSQKPNAICKQAYGGGRGKPRS, encoded by the coding sequence ATGCTCAAAAGTCAGTCATTCACTTCTTCAAACACAAACCACCAAGTAGCTATGCCTCTGCCTAACCTCAACCTCCACCACCACGTCCActtccacctcctcctccttcacATTTCCCTCCTAATCTCCACCAATCACATTTCTCCAATCCAAGCCCTCACTTCCCCCTCAGACATCTCCGCCCTCAAGGCATTCAAATCCGCCGTCAAACCCTCCTCCATTCCGCCGTGGTCTTGCCTCGCCTCCTGGGACTTCACCACCGACCCCTGCGCCGTCCCCCGCCGAACCCACTTCACGTGCGGCGTCACCTGCTCACCCGACTCGACCCGGGTCACCCAAATCACCCTCGACCCCGCCGCCTACTCCGGGACGCTCACCCCGCTCATTTCTCAGCTCACCAACCTCACCACTCTCGACCTCGCCGATAACTCCTTCTCCGGCGCCATCCCATCCTCCATTTCCTCTCTCTCCAACCTCCAAACCTTAACTCTCCAATCCAACTCGTTCTCCGGCTCGCTCCCTCCAGCCATTTCCAACCTTAAATCCCTCGAATCCTTAGACATTTCCCACAATTTACTATCTGGGTTTCTCCCAAACACATTGAACTCGCTACCCAATTTACGACGGCTCGATCTGAGCTTCAACAAGCTCGCCGGCACAATCCCCAAACTGCCCCCGAACCTCCTTGAACTCGCTCTGAAGCACAATTCGTTATCCGGGTCGATTCCGGAATCGGTCTTCGCCGGCTTGACTCAGTTGGAAGTGATAGAACTCAGCGAGAACTCGTTCGCCGGGACTCTACAGTCGTGGTTCTTTCTCCAACCGTCGCTCCAGCAAGTAGATTTGGCCAATAACAGCCTGACAGGTGTCGAGATCCCGCCCAATGGCGGTGGCGAGCTCGTGGCCCTTGATTTGGGTTTTAACAGAATCGAAGGTTACGTGCCGGTAAATTTCGGGAGCTATCCTGTGCTGTCGTCGCTGTCACTTCGGTACAATCGGCTACGTGGCAGGATCCCAGTGGAGTACGGGCGGAAAAAGTCGTTAAAGAGGTTGTACTTGGACGGAAACTTTTTGATTGGGCAGCCGCCGGCGGGACTGGTGACCGGAGGTAATGGAGTGTCCGGAAGCTTGGGGGATAATTGTCTGCAGGCGTGCCCAGCGTCTTCGAATCTGTGCATGCCTTCGCAGAAACCTAACGCCATTTGCAAGCAAGCGTATGGTGGTGGGAGAGGAAAACCGAGGTCTTGA
- the LOC126622598 gene encoding uncharacterized protein LOC126622598 — translation MGENSGKETLASSTKKGFFKKKKFHIRRKKLNAYDISSLSEFLPDLKDSLELTPAAKFKLILKEGKRLSALVNHPAFQADPLGAIYQDIISTQPAVDEKPNERNKCRSKKRNQKKSEAPAGHQSMDFHLSTLNRGISSIHL, via the exons ATGGGTGAAAATTCAGGTAAAGAAACCCTTGCCTCGAGTACAAAGAAGGGTTTTTTCAAG AAGAAGAAATTTCATATCCGACGGAAGAAACTGAATGCATATGATATCTCTTCCCTCTCAGAGTTTCTGCCTGATTTGAAGGATTCACTAGAACTAACTCCCGCTGCAAAGTTCAAGCTAAT ATTGAAGGAAGGAAAGCGTCTGAGTGCACTTGTTAATCATCCTGCTTTCCAGGCGGATCCGCTTGGTGCAATTTATCAAGACATAATAAGCACACAGCCTGCGGTGGATGAGAAACCGAATGAAAGGAACAAATGTAGAAGCAAGAAGAGGAATCAGAAGAAATCTGAGGCTCCAGCCGGGCACCaatctatggattttcatctatCGACCTTGAACCGTGgaatttcatccatccacctttgA